A genome region from Chloroflexota bacterium includes the following:
- a CDS encoding Ldh family oxidoreductase yields MPAEIGIVRVPATTMEEFDTEAFCKVGMLPGEASLVAQSLVHADLTGVFTHGSNFLPLYTNWIQVGSIDPTASPEVVSDNGATAVISARNAMGQVAGVQAMDLAIEKAKQFGIGAVGVRESNHFGAAAYYTMRAIDHDAIGFCSTNGIQVMAPYGGVTPSLSNTPIAYAIPAHKERPLMLDMAVSVVAAGKVALAKRKGESIPPDWALTDEGVPTTDPSIATLMAPVGGPKGYGLAVVLDALCGVLTGALFGQDVRRGGIPNTPQAMGQLFMALDIGHMMPVEEFKQRMDVQIRQMRDSDKAKGVDRVYLPGEIELERKEHFLRDGIAFATQIVEDLDAMAEALGISTLATRL; encoded by the coding sequence ATGCCCGCTGAAATTGGAATTGTCCGCGTACCGGCCACAACTATGGAAGAGTTCGACACGGAAGCATTCTGCAAAGTCGGCATGCTGCCGGGGGAAGCATCACTCGTGGCGCAGTCGCTGGTGCACGCCGATCTCACAGGCGTCTTTACCCACGGCAGCAACTTTCTGCCGTTGTACACCAACTGGATCCAAGTTGGATCGATTGACCCGACGGCTTCGCCTGAAGTCGTGTCAGACAACGGCGCCACGGCCGTCATCAGCGCGCGCAATGCTATGGGGCAGGTGGCGGGAGTTCAAGCGATGGACCTGGCAATTGAGAAAGCCAAGCAGTTCGGCATTGGCGCCGTGGGTGTGCGGGAGAGTAATCACTTTGGCGCAGCCGCGTACTACACCATGCGCGCCATCGACCACGACGCCATCGGCTTCTGTTCAACAAACGGCATTCAGGTCATGGCGCCCTACGGCGGCGTCACGCCCAGCTTGAGCAATACGCCCATCGCCTACGCCATACCGGCCCACAAGGAGCGCCCGCTCATGCTCGACATGGCGGTGAGCGTCGTGGCAGCCGGTAAAGTGGCATTGGCGAAGCGCAAGGGCGAGTCAATTCCTCCCGACTGGGCCCTGACTGACGAGGGCGTTCCCACTACGGATCCCAGCATCGCCACGCTCATGGCGCCGGTGGGCGGTCCCAAGGGCTACGGCCTGGCGGTGGTGCTCGACGCGCTGTGCGGCGTGCTCACGGGCGCGCTCTTCGGTCAGGACGTGCGCCGGGGCGGCATTCCCAATACGCCGCAGGCCATGGGCCAACTCTTCATGGCGCTCGACATCGGCCACATGATGCCCGTGGAGGAATTCAAGCAGCGTATGGACGTCCAAATCCGCCAAATGCGCGATTCCGATAAGGCCAAAGGCGTCGACCGCGTTTACCTGCCCGGCGAGATTGAATTGGAGCGCAAAGAGCACTTCTTGCGCGACGGTATAGCCTTTGCAACTCAAATCGTGGAAGACCTGGATGCCATGGCAGAAGCCCTTGGCATTTCCACACTAGCGACGCGCCTCTAA
- a CDS encoding sulfite exporter TauE/SafE family protein: MLFPNAGVTVDPVLLVLLGLIVGTLGGFFGVGGGFLITGGLLVFGVPPIFAVGTGLTLVMGSSIINMLKHKGLGHVDFRLGLLMVCGTVPGEILAERLNVALLEAGIIGPVIRYVYVIFLGALGSFIVYDYFKVRRSSGAAGDAVSTASLARKVQALQIPPHAIWLPGRGITPTRVALPLSGIQSISVFVPFSIGFGVGFMAGLLGAGGGFILMPLLVYVVGVPTVMAIGTDLFQIIITGSVGTFIYALGNHVDLLMAIIMLAAASAGAQVGATATRFVEPGRIRGLFGVTVLSGGVAVALKELSESVSRLHFLDTVAAVLLLGVSGAICLVIAGLLLRAARKKPAPDEVSA, translated from the coding sequence ATGCTATTCCCCAACGCCGGCGTGACGGTTGACCCGGTGCTCCTCGTGTTGCTGGGTCTGATTGTCGGCACCCTTGGCGGCTTCTTTGGTGTAGGGGGTGGGTTCCTGATTACTGGGGGACTGCTGGTCTTTGGGGTGCCGCCCATCTTCGCGGTGGGCACCGGGCTCACCTTGGTGATGGGTTCCTCCATCATCAACATGCTAAAGCACAAGGGCCTGGGCCACGTGGACTTTAGGCTGGGACTGCTGATGGTCTGCGGCACCGTGCCCGGCGAGATTCTGGCCGAGCGACTGAACGTGGCCTTGCTCGAGGCGGGTATCATCGGCCCGGTGATCCGGTACGTCTACGTCATCTTCCTGGGCGCCCTGGGATCGTTCATCGTCTACGACTACTTCAAGGTGCGCCGCAGCAGCGGGGCGGCCGGCGACGCGGTGTCCACGGCAAGCCTGGCGCGCAAGGTGCAAGCGCTGCAAATTCCGCCCCATGCCATCTGGCTGCCGGGGCGGGGGATCACGCCAACCCGGGTAGCCTTGCCTCTATCTGGGATTCAGAGCATCTCGGTATTCGTGCCCTTCAGCATTGGCTTTGGCGTGGGCTTCATGGCCGGGCTACTAGGGGCGGGCGGCGGCTTCATCCTGATGCCCCTGCTAGTCTACGTGGTGGGCGTCCCCACCGTCATGGCCATCGGCACTGATCTCTTCCAAATCATTATCACCGGCTCGGTGGGTACCTTTATCTACGCCCTGGGCAACCACGTGGACTTGCTCATGGCGATCATCATGCTGGCCGCCGCCTCGGCGGGAGCGCAGGTCGGGGCCACGGCAACCCGCTTCGTCGAGCCCGGGCGGATACGCGGGTTATTTGGCGTGACGGTGCTCAGCGGCGGCGTGGCGGTGGCACTGAAGGAGCTTTCCGAAAGCGTGAGCCGCCTGCACTTTCTGGACACGGTGGCGGCGGTGCTGCTGCTGGGCGTCTCCGGGGCCATCTGCTTGGTGATTGCCGGGTTGCTGCTGCGGGCGGCTCGCAAGAAGCCGGCTCCCGATGAGGTGAGCGCCTGA
- a CDS encoding transporter substrate-binding domain-containing protein encodes MAWHATRKRVEFAMWKGVRDWTGSGVCENLLKVLVPGVLLVWLAACGVGVRSVERVDRAESEARSGTGVDRGGACTADGRVLNAGFYAYFAPVSYSADEDPNAAGFNTHRGYEADLLSALEAMAGAGLAFSRRGIAHWDGIWLLSAGPEYDIIGGGITILDSRTRDAAGRQAGVFSNGHVAFRQSLLVRAPDAERLASHADLTGDVRVGVLAGTTGEFRLLELTGLVDANGVLAAGARVETPQGTVVADGTPDYVITAAGATENLIGRQHLYPPDETMPQVVYLGDELGEVELIAALRAGEIDALARGEIGNRDTAHTADGALVVTALDADVEHGGFTLAVEDAPLAACLDEKINWLTDNRRIGYAEWVSDPLVFMRRAQMWNEGAR; translated from the coding sequence ATGGCATGGCATGCAACACGTAAGAGGGTTGAATTCGCTATGTGGAAAGGCGTACGGGACTGGACGGGTAGCGGCGTTTGCGAGAACCTCTTGAAAGTCCTGGTACCGGGCGTATTGCTGGTATGGCTTGCCGCCTGTGGGGTGGGTGTTCGCAGCGTTGAGCGCGTCGATCGAGCCGAGAGTGAAGCAAGAAGCGGCACGGGCGTGGACCGAGGTGGGGCCTGCACGGCTGACGGGCGGGTGTTGAACGCGGGCTTCTACGCCTACTTTGCGCCCGTCAGTTACAGTGCTGATGAAGATCCGAATGCCGCCGGTTTCAACACGCATCGCGGCTATGAGGCGGATCTGCTCAGCGCGCTGGAAGCCATGGCGGGCGCGGGGCTGGCCTTCTCCCGCCGGGGTATCGCGCATTGGGACGGCATTTGGCTGCTATCCGCCGGGCCGGAGTATGACATCATTGGCGGCGGCATCACGATACTCGACTCGCGCACGCGTGATGCGGCGGGCCGGCAGGCGGGTGTCTTCAGCAACGGGCACGTCGCCTTTCGCCAGTCGTTGCTGGTGCGCGCTCCGGACGCGGAACGTCTCGCCAGCCACGCCGACCTGACCGGTGATGTACGCGTGGGCGTGCTGGCCGGCACCACGGGCGAGTTTCGCCTGCTGGAACTGACCGGCCTGGTTGATGCGAACGGCGTGCTGGCCGCAGGCGCGCGCGTGGAAACACCCCAGGGCACGGTGGTTGCCGACGGTACCCCGGACTACGTTATCACCGCCGCGGGCGCGACGGAAAACCTGATCGGCAGGCAGCATCTCTACCCGCCTGACGAGACCATGCCGCAGGTGGTCTATCTGGGGGATGAATTGGGCGAAGTGGAACTCATCGCGGCCCTCCGCGCCGGCGAGATAGACGCCTTAGCCCGGGGCGAGATTGGCAACCGCGACACCGCGCACACCGCTGACGGCGCCTTGGTGGTGACGGCCCTCGATGCGGACGTTGAACATGGCGGCTTTACGCTCGCCGTGGAGGATGCCCCACTCGCCGCCTGCCTTGACGAAAAGATCAACTGGCTGACGGATAACCGGCGCATCGGCTACGCGGAGTGGGTGAGCGATCCGCTGGTCTTCATGCGCCGCGCTCAGATGTGGAATGAGGGAGCGCGCTGA
- a CDS encoding DNA recombination protein RmuC: MDTTSLFVGGAAGLFLGIALAALFGLWRKRTAEVIGERLRAQTERAQQEQVQTLLNHMADQFSSLSLQALNQSTSQLVQLAKSQLGAQQTQSTQELDSKKHLIDQQLNQMSATLGQVRTLMTDMQAQSGERLSALTTEIRNTADQTKQLTETTNSLRETLANSRARGAWGERMAEDVLRAAGLLPNIHYTKQTTTAAGTRPDFTFKLPKDLYLNMDVKFPLDNYLRSLETEGDTEREQFEQQFLRDVRGHVKAVASREYIDPEASTVECALLFIPLEQVYGFILQRDSTLLENSLESRVVLCSPFSLFGVLSVIRQASESFSMQQTAGEMLTLLAAFSKEWSRYADALEKLENDFQRLSNDFDTLTGTRRRAMERQLLKLENLRTAQEDDEQDEAATQ, from the coding sequence ATGGATACCACTTCTCTCTTTGTTGGCGGGGCGGCGGGACTGTTTCTCGGCATTGCCCTTGCTGCGCTCTTTGGCCTGTGGCGCAAGCGCACTGCTGAGGTGATCGGCGAGCGCCTGCGCGCGCAGACCGAGCGCGCCCAGCAAGAGCAAGTGCAGACGCTCCTCAATCACATGGCCGACCAGTTCAGCAGCCTTTCTTTGCAGGCGCTCAATCAGAGCACGAGCCAACTAGTGCAGCTTGCCAAGAGCCAGCTCGGCGCGCAGCAGACGCAGTCCACGCAAGAGCTTGACAGCAAGAAGCACCTCATCGACCAGCAACTCAATCAAATGAGTGCGACCCTGGGTCAGGTGCGCACGTTGATGACGGACATGCAGGCGCAGAGCGGCGAGCGGCTGAGCGCTCTGACAACGGAAATCCGCAATACCGCCGATCAGACGAAGCAGCTTACGGAGACGACAAATTCGCTGCGGGAAACGCTGGCCAACAGCCGCGCCCGCGGCGCCTGGGGCGAGCGCATGGCGGAGGACGTGCTCAGGGCCGCCGGCCTGCTCCCCAATATCCACTACACCAAGCAGACGACGACCGCGGCGGGGACACGTCCCGACTTCACCTTCAAGCTGCCGAAGGACCTCTACCTCAATATGGACGTCAAGTTCCCGTTGGACAACTATCTGCGATCACTTGAGACTGAGGGCGATACTGAACGGGAGCAGTTTGAGCAGCAATTTCTCCGCGACGTGCGCGGCCACGTGAAAGCCGTTGCCTCCCGCGAATACATCGACCCGGAAGCCAGCACGGTGGAGTGTGCTCTGCTCTTCATTCCGCTGGAACAGGTGTACGGTTTCATCCTCCAACGCGATAGCACGCTCTTGGAGAACAGCCTGGAGAGCCGCGTCGTCTTGTGCTCGCCCTTCAGCCTCTTTGGCGTGCTCAGCGTCATTCGCCAGGCTAGTGAGTCGTTCTCCATGCAGCAGACTGCGGGCGAAATGCTCACTTTGCTGGCCGCGTTTTCGAAGGAATGGTCGCGCTACGCTGATGCGCTGGAGAAATTGGAGAACGACTTCCAACGTCTGTCCAACGACTTCGACACCCTCACCGGCACCCGCCGCCGCGCCATGGAACGGCAACTCCTGAAGCTGGAAAACCTGCGTACCGCCCAAGAGGACGATGAACAAGACGAAGCGGCAACGCAATGA